TCGAGAACGCCCCGTCGAGCTGGTTCGCCTCGAACGGGAGGTCCGCGACGTCGCTCGTGACCAACTCGACGTTCGGCGGAACGCCCTTCTCGCGGTACGCCTCGTGCATCGCGTCCTGCACGTCGACCGCGTAGACCTGCCCGACGTGCGGGGCAACGTCGTCGGTGTAAAATCCGGTCCCGCTGCCGAGATCGGCGACGACGTCCGTGTCGGTCGGTTCGAGCGTTCCGACGAGCTCCTCGCGCGAGAGGTATCGGTACCGCTCGGCCGCGTTCTCCAGTCGATCCGCGTTCGTCGCGTCGAACGTGTGATAGCCCATCTGGTAGACGTTCGTGAGCGAGGGTATAGGCGATGCCGCTTCTTCGACGGGGCCGCGAGTTCGAACACCTCCCCGACGGTTTTCGACGTCGCGTGAGCAGGGAATTCAGAACGGCAGATACTCGAACGCATTCAGACAGCTTCGACGCGTTCGAAGAGGTACGTACCGATACCGACCATCAGGGCCGACGAGACCGCGAGCGCGCCGAAGTCCACGACGAGCGGGTACGCCGACGTGCCCACGAGAACCGCCCGCAGACCGTCGACGCCGTACGTCAGCGGGTTGATGAAGGCGAGTAGCTGAACGGGGGTCGGCAGACTCGCGATCGGGTAGATCGCACCCGAGAGGAAGAAGAGGGGGAATATAACGAACTGGATGATCAGGCCGAATCCCTCGCTGTCGCTGAACTGGGAGGCAAGTGCGACGCCGAACCCGACGAACGTGATCGCGATCAACACGAGGAAGACGGCCGCCAGCGGGGCCAACAGCGGGCTGGTGATCCGGAACCCGAGCGGGATCGAGACCAGCAGGATGAGGGTCGCCTGGACGAGCGCCGTCGTCGAGCCGCCGGCGATCCGTCCGAGGACGATCGACGTCCGGCTGACCGGGGCGACGAGGATCTCCTTGAGGAACCCCACGTCCTGATCCGAGAGGATCGACATCCCGGCGAAGGACGCCCCGAACAGCATCGTGAAGCCGACCATCCCGGGGACGAGATACTGGAGGTAATCGACGCCGTCGGGGAGCCCGGGAATCGCGGCACCGCTGAAGCCGAAACCGAGGAAGACGAGGAACAGAAGCGGCATCGCGATCGAGCCGACGATCCGTGAGGGCGTGCGGAGGAACCGCTTGACGTCGCGCAGCCAGAGCGCGTAGATGCTCTGTGGATCGACGAGCGGGATGGTTCTCGCGAGTCGGCGCTCGGGCCCGGTTTCGGGTTCCGTCTCGGACCTAGTCGCACTCATTCGTCGTCCCCCGTCGCCGCGACCCGAACGGGTCGGCCGGTGTCGTCTGCTGAGCCGTCCGCCGACACGTTGGATCCGCTCTCGGCGAGCGTCGTCCCCGTGACCGAGAGGAAGACCGTTTCGAGGTTCGGCTTGTGGATATCGACGGCAGTGATCGTCACGCCGGCACCGTCGGCCAGTCGCACGAGATCGGCTATCCGCGCGTCCCCGCGCTCGACCGTGACGCGAACGCCGGCGTCCGTCTCGGTATGTGCGCTCACCCACGGACAGTCGTCCAGCCGGGTGCGAAGCTCCGCGATGGGTCCCTCGACGTCGAGGGCCACGACGTCGCCGCCGAGCGCGGACGTGAGCGCGTTCGGCGAATC
This sequence is a window from Halalkalicoccus subterraneus. Protein-coding genes within it:
- a CDS encoding class I SAM-dependent methyltransferase, with the translated sequence MGYHTFDATNADRLENAAERYRYLSREELVGTLEPTDTDVVADLGSGTGFYTDDVAPHVGQVYAVDVQDAMHEAYREKGVPPNVELVTSDVADLPFEANQLDGAFSTMTYHEFASDDSIDELARTLRPGGRLVLVDWSADGPGESGPPTDERYTAGDVVTALDDGNFEIDTATTRVETFVVVGIVR
- a CDS encoding ABC transporter permease → MPLVDPQSIYALWLRDVKRFLRTPSRIVGSIAMPLLFLVFLGFGFSGAAIPGLPDGVDYLQYLVPGMVGFTMLFGASFAGMSILSDQDVGFLKEILVAPVSRTSIVLGRIAGGSTTALVQATLILLVSIPLGFRITSPLLAPLAAVFLVLIAITFVGFGVALASQFSDSEGFGLIIQFVIFPLFFLSGAIYPIASLPTPVQLLAFINPLTYGVDGLRAVLVGTSAYPLVVDFGALAVSSALMVGIGTYLFERVEAV